Proteins from one Chitinophagales bacterium genomic window:
- a CDS encoding class I SAM-dependent methyltransferase, with product MKDNFSKQSNAYQQFRPSYPPEIFDFIYGHLKTRECAWDCGTGNGQVAVELAKNFQKVIATDISQKQIDNAPKVSNIDYRLVAAEKAEFPPNYFDLITVAQAVHWFEFDVFFSFAKKVLKPNALIALITYNLLKIDPKTDAVIQYLYKDILGKYWDPERKHVHAAYASIPFPFEEIPSPEFSNSYHWNFEQLIGYLNTWSSVQHYIRQNGKNPVDEIKGELEKAWEGADEKKVHFPMTLRFGRKNFE from the coding sequence ATGAAAGACAATTTCTCCAAGCAATCCAATGCCTACCAGCAGTTTCGCCCCTCCTATCCACCTGAAATTTTTGATTTTATTTATGGTCACCTAAAAACAAGGGAGTGCGCCTGGGATTGTGGCACAGGCAATGGGCAGGTTGCAGTGGAATTGGCAAAAAATTTTCAAAAGGTAATTGCTACGGATATCAGCCAAAAGCAAATTGACAATGCACCAAAAGTTTCGAATATTGACTATCGATTGGTTGCTGCTGAAAAGGCGGAGTTTCCCCCTAACTACTTCGATCTGATAACCGTAGCCCAAGCTGTTCATTGGTTTGAGTTTGATGTGTTTTTTTCATTTGCCAAAAAAGTATTGAAACCCAATGCCCTGATTGCCTTGATTACTTATAATTTGCTAAAAATTGACCCGAAAACAGATGCGGTAATTCAATACCTGTACAAGGATATTTTAGGAAAATACTGGGATCCGGAGCGCAAACATGTGCATGCCGCTTATGCCTCCATTCCATTTCCTTTTGAGGAGATTCCCAGCCCGGAATTTAGCAATAGCTACCACTGGAATTTTGAACAATTGATTGGTTATCTGAATACTTGGTCCTCTGTTCAGCACTATATTCGCCAGAATGGAAAAAATCCCGTGGACGAAATAAAAGGGGAATTGGAAAAAGCTTGGGAAGGGGCTGATGAAAAAAAAGTGCATTTTCCCATGACTTTGAGATTTGGGAGAAAAAATTTTGAGTAA